A DNA window from Peromyscus leucopus breed LL Stock chromosome 3, UCI_PerLeu_2.1, whole genome shotgun sequence contains the following coding sequences:
- the C3ar1 gene encoding LOW QUALITY PROTEIN: C3a anaphylatoxin chemotactic receptor (The sequence of the model RefSeq protein was modified relative to this genomic sequence to represent the inferred CDS: inserted 1 base in 1 codon), with protein MESSSADTNSTAAYSPPLFKPQDIISMVILILTCLLGLPGNGLVLWVAGLKMKRTVNTVWFLHLTLADFLCCLSLPFSLAHLILQGHWPYGLFLCKLIPSIIILNMFASVFLLTAISLDRCLMVHKPIWCQNHRNVRTAFAICACVWVVAFVMCVPVFVYREVISIDDRTLCTYHVDSHRPFDYGDYMYDIDLPESNSTHNSSAQLTGQMDDRPSSTQIGDHLWTAVTSLQSQTFQRSSEDPLPLDSARLSSQPSHYSVKAPGVLIAATPSGFPVEDHRTNTQNPDAFLSAHIQISPPASGSYASHPEQSQGFQDDYFAQSTYNNHALTPLEAMTITRLVVGFLVPLFIMVACYSLIVFRMRKTNFTKSRSKTFRVAXVVVTVFFVCWTPYHIVGVLLLIDDLGTPLRQAVLSWDNMSIALASANSCFNPFLYALLGKDFRKKARQSIKGILEAAFSEELTHSTSCTQDKASSKRNNMSTDV; from the exons ATGGAGTCCTCCTCTGCTGACACCAATTCAACTGCCGCATACTCACCACCTCTGTTTAAACCCCAAGACATTATCTCCATGGTCATCCTCATCCTCACTTGCCTACTGGGACTGCCAGGCAATGGGCTGGTGCTGTGGGTGGCTGGCCTAAAGATGAAGCGGACCGTGAACACAGTTTGGTTTCTCCATCTCACCCTGGCCGACTTCCTCTGCTGCCTCTCCTTACCCTTCTCCCTGGCTCACCTGATTCTCCAAGGACACTGGCCCTATGGCTTGTTCCTATGCAAACTTATCCCATCCATCATCATCCTCAACATGTTTGCCAGTGTCTTCCTGCTCACCGCCATTAGCCTGGACCGCTGTCTGATGGTGCACAAGCCAATCTGGTGCCAGAACCATCGGAATGTGAGAACGGCCTTCGCCATCTGTGCATGTGTCTGGGTGGTGGCCTTTGTGATGTGTGTACCAGTATTTGTATACCGAGAAGTGATCAGTATAGACGATCGTACTCTATGTACCTATCATGTTGATTCCCACAGGCCCTTTGATTATGGGGACTACATGTACGACATAGATCTCCCAGAAAGCAATtctactcacaactccagtgcTCAGCTAACAGGACAAATGGATGACAGGCCTTCCTCTACACAAATAGGTGATCACCTTTGGACAGCTGTCACCAGCCTCCAGTCACAAACATTCCAAAGATCTTCTGAAGATCCACTCCCTCTAGATTCAGCAAGACTATCTAGTCAACCATCCCATTACAGTGTAAAAGCTCCCGGTGTGCTCATAGCTGCCACACCCAGTGGGTTTCCTGTTGAAGATCACAGAACCAACACACAGAACCCCGACGCTTTTCTCTCTGCTCATATACAGATTTCCCCTCCTGCTTCTGGCAGTTATGCATCTCACCCTGAGCAGTCACAAGGTTTCCAAGATGACTATTTCGCCCAGTCCACGTATAACAATCATGCACTAACACCTCTGGAGGCAATGACCATCACAAGGCTGGTGGTGggcttcctggtgcccctttttaTCATGGTGGCTTGTTACAGCCTCATTGTCTTCCGAATGCGAAAAACCAACTTCACCAAGTCTCGGAGCAAAACCTTTCGGGTGG TGGTGGTGGTGACTGTCTTTTTTGTCTGCTGGACACCATACCATATTGTTGGAGTCCTTTTATTGATTGATGACCTAGGAACTCCTTTGAGGCAAGCTGTGTTATCTTGGGACAACATGTCCATTGCTTTAGCATCTGCCAATAGTTGCTTCAACCCCTTCCTTTACGCCCTTTTGGGGAAAGACTTTAGGAAGAAAGCAAGACAGTCCATAAAGGGCATTCTGGAGGCAGCCTTCAGCGAAGAGCTCACACACTCTACCAGCTGTACCCAGGACAAAGCCTCTTCAAAAAGAAACAATATGAGTACAGATGTGTGA